A stretch of DNA from Micromonospora peucetia:
CGCTTGGCGAAGTCGGCGACCGGCTGCTCCCAGTCGGCGGCCGGGACGGCGTCCGGCAGGTCCCACACCGGCACCAGCCGGCCGTGCGCCCGGAACATGCCCGCGAACCGGGTGTTCTCGCCGAGGACCAGCGTGCCGGCCACGCTCAGCCGGGCCAGCGCGTCCAGCGCGGCGTCCTCGTCGTCGGGCAGCACCCAGCGCACGTGGGCCTTCTCCGGCACCTGGCACCAGTAGGCGGCCCGGGCGGCGGCGAGCCGTACGGTCGGGTAGATCGCGGCGTTCGCCCGTTCCAGGGACGCCTGCACGTTCGGGTCGTCGCCGGCCCCCGGGTCGAGCCAGAACTCGAAACCGTCGTGCATGCTGATCTCCAGCGGGCCGTCGGCCAGGACGTCCTGCAACCGGGGGCCGGGGCCGGGCAGCGGCGGCACGGGCACCGGGCGGCCCGGCTCGGCCCGCAGCGCGCAGAGCAGCGCCTCGGCCAGGTCCCGGGAGACGTCGCCCGACTGGAGGTGACGCTGGAGCCCGATGAGGACCCGCCCGTCCGGCTTGGTCATGGCCGGGGTGGCCATCGGCAGCACGGTGGCGAGGGTGACCTGCCGGTCGCCGAACTCCTCGGCCAGGGCGGGGGCGAGCCGCAGCGGCGCGGAGGCGGCCGGCACCAGTTCCCGCAGGGCGATCCATTCCGGTTCGTCGGCCAGCCCCTCGAACGGTCGGGGCACGAAGATGTCCCGCACCTTCTCCCGCTTGGGGGTGGCTTCGGCGGCCCGTTGGCTCTTTCGACGCTTGCTCACGGCGACACAGCCTAGAGGCCCCGGCCGCCCGGCGGGGGCAGGACCCGCCCTCGCGGTCGAGGCGGACCGGGAAGCCGGGCGGGTTGGCATCGGGGCGATGCGCGGTCAGCCGGCGACGGCCAGGTCCGGCCGGGTGACCTCCGCCGGGTCGAACTCGGCCCACACGCTCTGGCCCAGGCCGTCCCGCTCGACGCCCCACCGGTCGGCCAGCCCCGAGATGATGTGCAGCCCCCGGCCGTCGACGGCGTCGGTGTCGGCGACCCGGATCGCCGGGCCCGCGGCGGCGCCGCCGTCGGTCACCCGGAGCTGCACCTGCTGGCCGCCGGCCGAGTCGCGTAGCCGCCAGGCCACCCGGACCACTCCGCCGGGCAGCGGGTCGGCGTGCCGGACCGCGTTGCCGACCAGTTCGGCCAGGACCGCGACGAGATCGGCCAGGAGCGGCGGGGGTACGACGTCGGTCAGCTCGTCGGCGAGCCGTCGCCGCGCCAGC
This window harbors:
- a CDS encoding DUF5926 family protein yields the protein MSKRRKSQRAAEATPKREKVRDIFVPRPFEGLADEPEWIALRELVPAASAPLRLAPALAEEFGDRQVTLATVLPMATPAMTKPDGRVLIGLQRHLQSGDVSRDLAEALLCALRAEPGRPVPVPPLPGPGPRLQDVLADGPLEISMHDGFEFWLDPGAGDDPNVQASLERANAAIYPTVRLAAARAAYWCQVPEKAHVRWVLPDDEDAALDALARLSVAGTLVLGENTRFAGMFRAHGRLVPVWDLPDAVPAADWEQPVADFAKRYAEALAEPAPLDAAGRRARHGLLGRQLALR
- a CDS encoding ATP-binding protein → MTGDGQWGREGAKVSTGAADRAWCVVVPHHAAGARLARRRLADELTDVVPPPLLADLVAVLAELVGNAVRHADPLPGGVVRVAWRLRDSAGGQQVQLRVTDGGAAAGPAIRVADTDAVDGRGLHIISGLADRWGVERDGLGQSVWAEFDPAEVTRPDLAVAG